One Chloroflexota bacterium DNA segment encodes these proteins:
- a CDS encoding radical SAM protein — protein MHETTLVSRSAQGLRCEVCQWRCLLADGEWGRCGVRQRQEQTITVHNHGLVSAATIGPVEDYGFRHFFPGASVFAIGGWGTSFPAHHDVAYHAQIPTDPAKQRSIDPERVVGFSQERMTRGIVWAYNEPTMNFEHVLETARLARSTSRMTGMVTNGYWSKAALDQLAPYIDGLMLTVYGLSDASYKALTGVEQWQGIFAGAEHAVKRWGCHLEITTPIVTGVNDSSAEIEGIARWIKRKFNGLIPWRIIPSRDADTNAATSVRKVAQGLGLPFVYGAQPTETTRCPKCEWAVIERFDGQPRVVGVNESQCENCGSEVYIRSSLFKRNKLND, from the coding sequence ATGCACGAAACAACACTCGTGTCACGCTCGGCGCAAGGATTGCGCTGCGAGGTCTGTCAATGGCGCTGTCTACTCGCTGATGGTGAATGGGGTCGTTGTGGTGTGCGCCAACGCCAAGAGCAAACAATTACAGTTCATAACCATGGTTTAGTGTCAGCAGCCACGATTGGCCCAGTTGAGGATTATGGGTTTCGCCATTTTTTTCCTGGGGCTAGCGTGTTTGCAATTGGGGGTTGGGGTACATCGTTCCCCGCCCATCACGATGTTGCCTATCATGCCCAAATTCCGACCGATCCTGCCAAACAACGTTCGATTGATCCGGAACGGGTGGTAGGATTTTCGCAAGAGCGCATGACGCGTGGGATTGTTTGGGCCTATAACGAACCAACCATGAACTTTGAGCATGTGCTAGAAACCGCCCGTTTGGCTCGTTCGACCAGCCGCATGACTGGCATGGTCACTAATGGCTATTGGTCGAAGGCGGCGCTCGATCAGCTTGCGCCCTATATCGATGGCTTAATGCTAACGGTCTATGGTTTGAGTGATGCTAGTTATAAAGCATTAACGGGGGTGGAGCAATGGCAAGGGATTTTTGCTGGCGCTGAGCATGCAGTCAAACGCTGGGGTTGCCATCTCGAAATTACCACGCCAATTGTTACTGGCGTGAACGATAGTAGCGCTGAAATTGAAGGCATTGCCCGCTGGATCAAGCGCAAATTCAATGGCCTGATTCCATGGCGGATTATCCCAAGTCGTGATGCTGATACCAACGCTGCGACTTCGGTGCGCAAAGTAGCCCAAGGCTTAGGCTTACCATTTGTCTATGGAGCGCAACCAACCGAAACCACGCGCTGCCCCAAATGTGAATGGGCGGTGATCGAACGCTTCGATGGTCAGCCACGGGTGGTTGGAGTTAACGAAAGCCAGTGTGAAAATTGTGGCAGCGAAGTCTATATTCGCTCATCATTATTCAAACGCAACAAATTAAACGACTAA
- a CDS encoding molybdopterin-dependent oxidoreductase produces the protein MRDSLPSFDVAKSATMQVVQAEPFNAGTPLDELASSYIQPTSQFFVRTHGTIPSLDPETTTIHVQGLLAQPLSISIADIKQQLPYVEQVSTLQCAGNRRQEMHAYQPIYGELPWGANGLSTANWGGAPLRSLLERCEIDPAALHLVFESYDQVERHGQTFGYGGSIPLNEPMIEHALLAYTMNGTALPALHGGPLRLVIPGIVGARSVKWLRSIEFSSEPSHNYFQRRAYRLAQSSELEAWQNAPMLHELPVNAVLCLPTADQPLVAGTITLAGYAITGGQALVEQVEISLDHGQHWQHARLIDPPRLGCWSRWQIELELTAGEYQCWVRATDSLGQQQPEQPAWNVKGYHHNAIQRIQLSVC, from the coding sequence ATGCGAGATAGTCTGCCTTCATTTGACGTTGCCAAAAGTGCGACGATGCAGGTGGTTCAGGCCGAGCCATTTAATGCTGGCACACCCTTAGATGAGCTAGCCAGCAGCTACATTCAGCCAACCAGCCAGTTTTTTGTGCGTACCCATGGCACGATTCCTAGCCTCGACCCTGAAACTACCACAATTCATGTACAGGGCTTATTGGCTCAACCATTGAGCATCAGCATCGCCGACATTAAGCAACAATTGCCCTATGTTGAGCAGGTTTCGACCTTGCAATGTGCTGGCAACCGCCGCCAAGAGATGCACGCCTACCAGCCAATTTATGGCGAATTGCCGTGGGGAGCCAATGGCTTGAGCACGGCAAATTGGGGCGGTGCGCCTTTGCGATCACTCCTAGAGCGCTGCGAGATTGATCCAGCGGCACTGCATTTGGTGTTTGAAAGCTACGATCAGGTTGAGCGCCACGGCCAAACCTTTGGCTATGGCGGCTCGATTCCACTCAACGAGCCGATGATCGAGCATGCCTTGTTGGCCTACACGATGAACGGCACAGCCTTGCCAGCGCTGCATGGTGGCCCGTTACGTTTGGTTATTCCTGGAATTGTTGGGGCACGCAGCGTCAAATGGTTGCGCTCGATTGAATTCAGTAGCGAGCCATCACATAACTATTTTCAGCGCCGCGCCTATCGTTTGGCCCAAAGCAGCGAGCTTGAAGCTTGGCAAAACGCGCCAATGCTGCACGAATTGCCAGTTAATGCGGTGCTGTGTTTGCCGACAGCTGACCAACCCTTGGTAGCAGGCACGATCACCCTAGCGGGCTATGCGATTACTGGGGGCCAAGCGCTGGTTGAGCAGGTCGAAATTTCGCTTGATCACGGCCAACATTGGCAACATGCTCGCTTGATCGACCCACCAAGGCTTGGTTGTTGGAGTCGCTGGCAAATCGAGCTAGAACTGACGGCAGGTGAATATCAATGTTGGGTTCGCGCCACCGATTCGCTTGGTCAACAACAACCAGAGCAGCCAGCCTGGAATGTCAAAGGCTATCATCACAATGCAATTCAACGAATCCAACTAAGCGTTTGCTAA
- a CDS encoding peptidoglycan bridge formation glycyltransferase FemA/FemB family protein, translating into MYVAILPQLSSNSELGQQWEDLVQANPAGGVMQSLVWGQFKQQRGLQVVHFGLFAATDQLIGGMLCTIPAQSGVGSNLIAADGPILPWHNQALARQGLRLLREAAEHHASAYGAVGLRIEPRLEGPAPNLLRDWRRAPVDILARETLYLDLRPAAEQLLAAMKPKGRYNIRLAARRGVTVRISHDLADIPLFYRLMDEAGERDDFYVEPIDHFNDLLATLAPLGHAHLLFAEYAGQTLGTLLLISYGQRAVYQYGGISNQLREQMAGYALQWAAIQQAQRLGCTSYDFYGFEPTGDPHHPFAGFSRFKRAFGGQAIALIGAYDYYFTEQLADVIIRAVRELA; encoded by the coding sequence ATGTACGTCGCGATTTTGCCACAACTGAGCAGCAACAGCGAACTTGGCCAGCAGTGGGAAGATTTAGTTCAAGCCAACCCCGCTGGTGGCGTGATGCAAAGCTTAGTTTGGGGTCAATTCAAACAACAACGTGGTTTGCAAGTTGTGCATTTTGGCCTATTTGCTGCTACTGATCAATTAATTGGTGGCATGCTCTGCACAATTCCAGCACAGAGTGGGGTTGGCAGCAATTTGATCGCCGCCGATGGGCCAATTTTACCGTGGCACAATCAAGCGCTTGCCCGCCAAGGGCTGCGTTTATTGCGCGAGGCCGCTGAGCACCATGCTAGCGCTTATGGCGCAGTCGGTTTGCGAATCGAGCCACGACTTGAAGGCCCAGCGCCTAATTTGCTGCGCGATTGGCGACGCGCACCCGTCGATATACTGGCCCGTGAAACCCTTTATTTGGATTTGCGGCCTGCTGCCGAGCAATTGTTGGCGGCCATGAAACCCAAAGGTCGCTACAACATTCGTTTAGCAGCGCGGCGTGGTGTCACAGTGCGTATCTCGCATGATCTGGCTGATATTCCCTTGTTTTATCGCTTGATGGATGAAGCAGGCGAGCGCGATGATTTCTATGTTGAGCCAATCGACCATTTTAATGATCTGTTGGCGACCTTGGCTCCGCTTGGCCATGCTCATTTGTTGTTTGCCGAGTATGCAGGCCAAACCTTAGGAACTCTGCTATTGATCAGCTATGGTCAGCGGGCAGTGTATCAATATGGTGGCATTAGCAACCAATTGCGTGAGCAGATGGCAGGCTACGCCTTGCAATGGGCCGCCATTCAACAAGCCCAACGCTTGGGCTGCACCAGTTACGATTTTTATGGATTTGAACCAACCGGCGATCCGCATCACCCATTTGCAGGCTTTTCGCGCTTCAAGCGGGCCTTCGGTGGGCAAGCAATTGCCTTGATTGGGGCATATGATTATTATTTCACCGAACAACTAGCCGATGTGATTATTCGTGCAGTGCGCGAATTGGCCTAG
- a CDS encoding GAF domain-containing sensor histidine kinase, whose amino-acid sequence MRTQYPTNEAQRLAALQSYGLLARPYIHEFDELARLAALFCATPIAIISLIDHKYQYIKAAFGSQLKTIPRKYSCCAQTVVERELVVYDQPSLERSFGHHPLVQQGFQFYAGMPIINQQGFALGCIAVIDRQPRQLSPQQRESLQLIAQQLSHQFELFRQVQQLTALPHDVFHSSIASDPQVPSKTPLIAKMSQQLHKPLHTIMTDSQLLADQLIEAGVAELEPTAHHIQETSAQLLALIDDMIDLAKIEHGQLDVHYEEVCLGPLIDQLNVIVGPLMVRNHNSFHVQIGTRQRIFWSDNRLVRQILVNVVGNAAKFTHNGSVRIEVSEEQRNGQHYLAFHVIDTGIGMTPEQQVQLFQEQPRLGKSLGSQPSTGLGLAISKRLALLLGGDITLSSNPGIGSHFTLYLPLKATPQITQPQAA is encoded by the coding sequence ATGCGTACTCAATACCCTACAAACGAAGCCCAACGTCTTGCTGCCCTGCAAAGTTATGGCTTGCTGGCCCGCCCCTATATTCACGAATTCGATGAATTAGCCCGCTTAGCGGCGCTTTTTTGTGCGACACCGATTGCGATTATTTCGCTGATCGATCATAAATATCAATATATCAAAGCGGCTTTTGGCAGCCAACTCAAAACAATTCCGCGTAAATATTCGTGTTGTGCACAAACGGTGGTTGAACGTGAGCTGGTTGTTTATGATCAACCCAGCCTTGAGCGTAGTTTTGGGCATCATCCCTTAGTGCAGCAGGGTTTTCAGTTCTATGCGGGCATGCCGATTATCAATCAACAAGGCTTTGCCCTCGGTTGTATCGCGGTGATCGATCGACAGCCCCGCCAACTTAGCCCGCAGCAACGCGAAAGTTTGCAACTGATCGCCCAGCAATTAAGTCATCAATTTGAGCTGTTTCGCCAAGTTCAGCAATTAACTGCCTTGCCCCATGATGTTTTCCATTCGAGCATCGCCAGTGATCCCCAAGTGCCGAGCAAAACGCCCTTAATTGCCAAAATGAGCCAGCAATTGCATAAACCGCTGCATACGATTATGACCGATAGTCAACTTTTGGCTGATCAGTTGATCGAAGCGGGAGTCGCCGAGTTAGAGCCAACTGCCCATCACATTCAAGAAACCAGCGCCCAGCTTTTGGCATTAATCGACGATATGATCGATTTGGCGAAGATTGAACATGGCCAACTTGATGTGCATTATGAAGAGGTTTGTCTGGGGCCGTTGATCGATCAATTAAATGTGATTGTTGGGCCGTTGATGGTGCGTAATCATAATTCGTTTCATGTGCAAATTGGCACGCGCCAACGCATTTTTTGGAGCGATAATCGCTTGGTACGCCAAATTTTGGTAAATGTAGTTGGTAATGCTGCCAAATTTACCCATAATGGCTCAGTGCGAATCGAAGTCAGCGAAGAACAGCGCAACGGCCAGCATTATTTGGCCTTTCATGTGATCGATACAGGCATTGGCATGACTCCTGAGCAACAAGTCCAATTATTTCAAGAGCAACCACGATTGGGTAAAAGTTTGGGCAGCCAACCAAGCACAGGTTTGGGTTTGGCGATTAGCAAACGCTTGGCTTTATTGCTTGGCGGCGATATTACCTTGAGCAGCAATCCTGGGATCGGTAGCCATTTCACGCTTTACCTACCCTTGAAAGCAACCCCGCAAATTACACAGCCGCAAGCTGCTTAA
- the speD gene encoding adenosylmethionine decarboxylase has protein sequence MSNFIQSPIYPAAGRHLLANLGGCSAAILNDRDLLQTIVMQAANATNATVLEIVAHQFTPHGVTIVAVLGESHASLHTYPEHGAAFWDCFTCGDQCQPEASLGVLVPALHATNVHSQLIDRTISEVTQTAPSTVA, from the coding sequence ATGAGCAATTTCATCCAATCGCCAATCTATCCCGCTGCTGGGCGACACCTACTTGCAAATTTAGGTGGCTGCTCAGCAGCAATCCTCAATGATCGCGATTTGCTGCAAACAATTGTGATGCAAGCAGCTAATGCGACCAATGCCACCGTGCTCGAAATTGTTGCCCATCAATTTACGCCTCACGGTGTTACCATCGTGGCCGTGTTAGGCGAAAGTCATGCCTCGCTACACACCTATCCTGAGCATGGAGCGGCCTTCTGGGATTGTTTTACCTGTGGCGATCAATGCCAACCGGAAGCTTCGTTGGGTGTGCTCGTTCCTGCGCTGCATGCGACAAATGTCCATTCTCAGCTTATAGACCGTACTATCAGCGAAGTCACCCAAACAGCCCCCTCGACAGTGGCTTAA
- the amrA gene encoding AmmeMemoRadiSam system protein A — protein MPKQAALIVQDPLVVLARQAVNRFIRQGELLPVAEPLPSDQRRSQGVYVSLIKAGQLRGCVGSVQPQQASLAKEVIYMAVAAAVHDPRFSPVQLDELDQLSYIVDLVEHLALLKNKAVHDPVADGLRVQRGRNQGVVLPNTSGITTFEQQRQLAYQRAGLELTTAATLERFQVRRIIELSGNYQETISL, from the coding sequence ATGCCCAAACAAGCAGCCCTGATTGTGCAAGATCCTTTGGTTGTGCTGGCGCGTCAAGCGGTCAATCGCTTTATTCGCCAAGGCGAGTTGCTGCCTGTTGCCGAGCCATTGCCGAGCGATCAACGCCGCAGCCAAGGGGTTTATGTCAGCTTGATCAAAGCTGGGCAGTTACGTGGTTGTGTTGGCAGCGTGCAACCACAACAAGCCTCGTTAGCCAAAGAGGTGATTTATATGGCGGTTGCGGCAGCAGTGCACGACCCACGATTTAGCCCAGTGCAGCTTGATGAGCTTGATCAATTGAGCTATATCGTTGATCTGGTTGAACATTTGGCCCTGCTGAAAAATAAAGCTGTCCATGATCCGGTAGCTGATGGCTTGCGAGTGCAACGTGGGCGCAATCAAGGGGTCGTGCTGCCAAATACCAGTGGCATTACGACGTTTGAGCAACAACGCCAATTGGCCTATCAACGGGCGGGCCTTGAACTCACTACCGCTGCAACGCTTGAACGTTTTCAGGTTAGGCGAATTATTGAGTTATCAGGTAATTATCAGGAAACTATCAGCTTATAA
- a CDS encoding DUF350 domain-containing protein: MSGDEIMTLVGRVAASVGWTLVSVLIFYGGARLYDLLDPIDYREEIKRGNVAAAIQLAAVTIALAAIVIMAVAT; the protein is encoded by the coding sequence ATGTCTGGTGATGAAATTATGACGTTGGTGGGTCGGGTCGCTGCTTCGGTTGGCTGGACGCTCGTCAGTGTGTTGATTTTCTACGGCGGCGCTCGGCTGTACGATTTGCTTGATCCAATTGATTATCGTGAAGAAATTAAACGTGGCAATGTGGCCGCAGCGATCCAATTAGCAGCAGTAACAATTGCCTTAGCTGCAATTGTTATCATGGCAGTGGCAACCTAA